From the Periophthalmus magnuspinnatus isolate fPerMag1 chromosome 1, fPerMag1.2.pri, whole genome shotgun sequence genome, one window contains:
- the LOC117378898 gene encoding zinc finger protein 239-like encodes MGPDSASVPPEEAPSEESDHIKTEVKHEDDPRPTDLAPNTGHTRLLRPKPAQMKRPQTVLQCKQCEKCFTQEEALKRHQNSQHKPNKPNKHPCPDCGKVFNRPSRLERHSRTHAKKPKLFQCSFCQKQFTKNNKLVRHERVHTGERPFTCSFCGKGFTDLSRCKTHEKIHDDNPEKPFECSICGMGFIQASRLNRHFRSHTGERPYHCVLCESSFSRSEGLKRHMRSHSGERPFVCSVCEKGFYSRHELNNHMLTHSGEKPHKCPICGKGFAQVGNMRVHEQTVHSKKECQYICNECGATFSQYKSLQKHQQIHTGVKPYSCLTCGVSFSWSHGLSRHKRSHAHRRLSSEAPGPHADATHT; translated from the exons ATGGGACCTGACTCGGCCTCTGTTCCGCCTGAGGAGG CCCCCAGTGAAGAATCtgaccacatcaaaactgaagTTAAACATGAGGACGATCCCCGGCCCACGGACCTCGCTCCAAACACGGGTCACACGCGGCTCCTGAGACCGAAACCGGCTCAAATGAAACGGCCTCAAACTGTTCTTCAGTGTAAACAGTGTGAGAAATGTTTTACCCAAGAGGAGGCGCTGAAGAGACACCAAAACAGCCaacacaaaccaaacaaaccaaacaaacaccCCTGTCCCGACTGCGGCAAGGTCTTCAACCGCCCCTCCAGGTTAGAGAGGCACAGCCGGACTCACGCCAAGAAACCAAAGCTGTTTCAGTGTTCATTCTGCCAAAAACagttcaccaaaaacaacaaactggtgCGACACGAGCGCGTGCACACGGGCGAGAGGCCGTTCACCTGCTCCTTCTGCGGCAAAGGCTTCACTGACCTGAGTCGCTGTAAAACACACGAAAAAATCCACGACGATAACCCGGAAAAACCCTTTGAATGTTCGATCTGCGGGATGGGATTTATCCAAGCGTCCAGGTTAAACCGGCATTTCCGCTCGCACACGGGGGAACGACCGTATCACTGCGTCCTGTGTGAGAGCAGCTTCTCCCGGTCGGAGGGACTCAAGCGACACATGAGGAGCCATTCGGGCGAGCGGCCGTTCGTTTGCTCCGTTTGTGAAAAGGGGTTTTACTCTCGACACGAACTGAACAATCACATGTTGACTCACTCGGGGGAGAAGCCGCACAAGTGTCCCATCTGCGGGAAAGGCTTCGCTCAGGTCGGGAACATGAGGGTGCACGAGCAAACGGTCCACTCCAAGAAAGAATGTCAGTACATCTGCAACGAGTGCGGCGCCACGTTCTCGCAGTACAAGTCTCTGCAGAAGCACCAGCAGATCCACACGGGGGTGAAGCCGTACTCCTGCCTCACCTGTGGAGTCAGTTTCTCCTGGAGCCACGGCCTGAGTCGACACAAACGCTCACACGCTCACCGCCGGCTGTCGTCTGAGGCCCCGGGACCTCACGCGGACGCGACGCACACGTGA